One region of Arvicola amphibius chromosome 3, mArvAmp1.2, whole genome shotgun sequence genomic DNA includes:
- the Nbeal2 gene encoding neurobeachin-like protein 2 isoform X4, with amino-acid sequence MAASERLYELWLLYYAQKDLGYLQQWLKAFVGAFEKSISLSSLEPRRPEEAGAEVPLLPLDALHSLAEQLDQDDLEQALLLLKLFIILCRNLENVEAGWGQVLVPRVLALLTGLMAELKGPPSSKEGRETQLESVALHALLLCEELFDPYQTWRRQHHGEVISSKEKSKYKFPPTALPCEFGAFFQESLQDADRLPPTLLLRLIHLFGAVLAGGKENGQVAVSTGSVQGLLGVVRSWGRDPAQDLSQVLLALKALVGAVHVLHASRAPPRGPELRTLLEGYFHVLNADWPASPSSGPEEALVTLRVSMLDAIPMMLACEDRPVLQATFLSNNCFEHLIRLIQNSKVLDQDTDAIAVHVVRVLTCIMSGSPSAKEVFKERIGYQHLQEVLQSHGPPTQRLLQELLNMAVEGDHSLHPPPPIRNEQPVLVLMQWLPALPTAELRLFLAQRLWWLCDSCPASRVTCVQAGLVGYLLETLGTGIALGVRCQEQLLALLQALGRVSLRPLELRRLLRPPPGLDSESEGTESQKARHAGAIIRALSGMARHRGPARALRYFDLTPSMAGIMVPPVQRWPGPAFTFHAWLCLHSTETAPTSAPSRPLQRKQLYSFFTSNGSGFEAFFTAAGTLVVAVCTRKEYITMSLPEVSFADSAWHCVAIVHVPGRRLFSQNLVSVYKDGHLVKTAALHFPSLSEPFSSCCIGSAGHRTTTTTTGLPTALSHTHPSLTRSQSVPASTDLGWGPGLGAPLQEGSISSTLAGTQDTRWGSPTSLEGDLGTVAIFHEALQASALQVLHVLGPNEPAPFKPEGELHELGAKLLLHYSPQACKSNICLDLSPGHGLDGRLTGHRVETWDVKDVVNCVGGMGALLPLLERVAVQPQEAEAGPGETYDLVGPELTSGHNTQGLLLPLGKSSEERMEKNAVAAFLLMLRNFLQGHTVNQESLVQCQGPAIIGALLRKVPSWAMDMNVLMSAQLLMEQVASESSGPLLYLLYQHLLFNFHLWTLSDFAVRLGHIQYMSSIVREHRQKLRKKYGVQFILDALRTHYSPQRERPLAADDLRTVQTSLLGLAREFLVRNFSVDDMQVVLSFLTATSDDGQVVGTLDLLLALLHGSPAQEPLAIFLLETGNLEVLFTLLVRPRSPPLLTDRVFKILRRLQQNERLPERNRQRLRLRDCGLQGLVASLPEGTISPQLCQGLYKLFMGAAPQVASPDCLNLSDLLAVVQLSLQADLSVRLDICRQLFHLIYGQPEVVRLLAQQAGWQDVLTRLYVLEAATASSPPRSLPELPTSLEPALSPPPTELPAESSDVFLPSEPPCPDPDAFYHALSPFSTPFDLGLERASVGSGNTAGGGSSSGAITPASQPGTPSPLDGPRPFPTAQGRHSSSLSNVLEDGSLLEPTVSGDDTSNTSNPQQTPEEELCNLLTNVLFSVTWRGVEGSDEPAWRERGQVFSVLTQLGASATLVRPPDCIKRSLLEMMLESALTDIKEAPPGGLASLTLQALWLLRLLQDFLCAEGHGNQELWSEKLFEGVCNLLDRLGAWPHLANSMAELREMAQIGLRLVLGYILLEDPQLHAQAYVKLHTLLQTAVPARREEACYVLSKLEAALSRALNTSSSEPEHAQPPSSAVAASERCSWLVPLVRTLLDRAYGPLGLQWGLPSLPPTNGSPTFFEDFQAFCATPEWRHFIDKQVQPTMSKFEMDTYAKSHDLMSGFWNACYDMLMSSGQRQRREHIQSRRAFQVLVLEPAQRRARLEGLRYAAVLKQQAAQHSTALLHWGALWRQLSSPCGAWALRVPPPPHWKLSNAETYSRMRLKLVPNHHFDPHLEASALRDNLGEAPMTPTEEASLPLAVTKEAKISTPPEELLEDQLGEDELAVPESLMEAVELDKQHEKLLLSAECQLVTVVAVVPGLLEVTTQHVYFYDGSTERVETEEGIGHDFRRPLSQLREVHLRRFNLRRSALELFFIDQSNYFLNFPCKVSGSSASSPCQAPRPQPYPISPHTQVRNQVYSWLLRLRPHTQDYLSSRSPQEMLRASGLTQKWVQREISNFEYLMQLNTIAGRTYNDLSQYPVFPWVLQDYVSPVLDLSNPAVFRDLSKPIGVVNPKHAQLVREKYESFEDPAGTIDKFHYGTHYSNAAGVMHYLIRVEPFTSLHVQLQSGRFDCSDRQFHSVAAAWQARLESPADVKELIPEFFYFPDFLENQNGFDLGCLQLTNEKVDDVVLPPWASSPEDFIQQHRRALESEYVSTHLHEWIDLIFGYKQRGPAAEEALNVFYYCTYEGAVDLDHVTDERERKALEGIISNFGQTPCQLLKEPHPPRLSAEEAASRLARPDANSPSVFQNLYQLKAFFAEVVSEGVPVVLALVPHRQSHSFITQGSSDLLVTVSANGLLGTHSWLPYDRNINNYFTFSKDPSMGNPKMQKLLSGPWVPGSGISGQALAVAPDGKLLFSGGHWDGSLRVTGLPRGKLLNQLSRHLDVVTCLALDTCGIYLISGSRDTTCMVWRLLQQGGLSVGLAPKPVQVLYGHEAAVSCVAISTELDMAVSGSEDGTVIIHTVRRGQFVAALRPPGATLPGPISHLALGSEGQIVVQSSACERPGAQVTYSLHLYSVNGRLRASLPLPEQPTALTVAGDFVLLGTIQCSLHIFHLNKLQPAVSPLPMKVPVRSVSVTKEHSHVLVGLEDGKLIVVGAGQPSEVRSSQFARKLWRSSRRISQVSSGETEYKPGETR; translated from the exons ATGGCCGCCTCGGAGCGGCTCTACGAGTTGTGGCTGCTGTACTACGCGCAG AAGGACCTTGGCTACCTGCAGCAATGGCTGAAGGCCTTTGTGGGTGCCTTCGAGAAGAGTATCTCATTATCCTCCCTGGAACCTCGAAG GCCAGAGGAGGCAGGTGCGGAAGTCCCTCTGCTACCCCTAGATGCTCTCCATTCGCTAGCCGAGCAGCTGGACCAGGACGACCTGGAACAGGCCCTGCTGTTGCTGAAGCTCTTCATCATTCTCTGCAG GAACCTGGAGAACGTAGAGGCTGGTTGGGGCCAGGTCCTGGTGCCCCGAGTGCTGGCACTGCTCACTGGGCTGATGGCTGAG CTGAAAGGACCCCCATCATCAAAGGAGGGCCGTGAGACCCAGCTGGAGAGTGTGGCCCTGCATGCTCTGCTCCTGTGCGAGGAGCTCTTTGACCCCTACCAGACCTGGAGGCGCCAGCACCATGG ggaagtCATCAGCTCCAAGGAGAAGAGCAAATACAAGTTCCCTCCAACCGCTTTGCCCTGTGAATTCGGAGCCTTCTTCCAAG AGAGCCTGCAGGATGCAGACCGTTTGCCTCCCACGTTGCTGTTGCGGCTCATCCACCTCTTTGGCGCTGTCCTTGCAGGAGGAAAG GAGAACggacaggtggctgtgagcactGGCTCTGTGCAGGGACTGCTAGGTGTGGTGCGGAGCTGGGGTCGTGACCCAGCGCAGGACCTGAGCCAGGTACTGCTAGCTCTGAAAGCACTGGTGGGGGCAGTGCATGTCCTGCACGCAAGCCGGGCACCACCCCGAGGACCAGAACTCCGCACCCTGCTTGAGGGCTACTTCCACGTTCTTaatgctgactggccagctaGTCCAAGTTCAGGCCCCGAAGAGGCCCTTGTCACCCTGCGGGTCAGCATGCTCG ATGCTATCCCCATGATGCTGGCATGCGAGGACCGGCCAGTGCTACAAGCCACCTTCCTCAGCAACAATTGCTTTGAACATCTTATTCGCCTCATCCAGAACAGCAAG GTGCTGGACCAGGACACAGATGCCATCGCCGTCCACGTGGTCAGAGTGCTGACCTGCATCATGAGTGGCTCCCCGTCGGCCAAG GAGGTGTTCAAGGAACGCATTGGCTACCAGCACCTGCAGGAGGTCCTGCAGAGCCATGGGCCCCCCACCCAAAGACTGTTGCAAGAACTGCTCAACATG GCTGTGGAGGGTGACCACAGCCTGCACCCGCCTCCACCAATCCGCAATGAACAGCCAGTGTTGGTGCTGATGCAATGGCTACCGGCATTGCCCACAGCTGAGCTGCGCCTCTTCCTGGCACAACGGCTGTGGTGGCTCTGTGACAGCTGCCCTGCCAGCCGTGTCACCTGTGTGCAAGCAGGCCTAGTGGGCTACCTGTTGGAGACACTTGGCACAGGGATAGCCCTGGGAGTCCGCTGCCAGGAGCAGCTGTTAGCATTGCTGCAAGCTCTGGGCCGAGTGTCTCTAAGGCCCTTGGAGCTGCGTCGTCTGCTGCGCCCCCCACCAGGACTGGACTCAGAGTCAGAGGGAACTGAATCTCAGAAGGCTCGGCATGCAGGTGCCATCATCCGAGCGCTGTCAGGCATGGCCCGGCACCGGGGTCCTGCACGTGCCCTGCGCTACTTTGACCTCACACCTAGCATGGCAGGCATCATGGTACCACCTGTGCAGCGATGGCCGGGACCTGCCTTTACCTTCCATGCCTGGCTCTGTCTGCACTCCACAGAGACAGCTCCTACCTCAGCTCCCAGCCGACCCCTCCAGCGAAAACAACTGTACAG CTTCTTCACCAGCAATGGCTCAGGGTTTGAGGCCTTCTTCACGGCAGCTGGGACCCTGGTGGTAGCCGTGTGCACACGGAAGGAATACATAACCATGAGCTTGCCTGAAGTGTCCTTCGCTGATTCTGCCTGG CACTGTGTGGCCATTGTGCATGTGCCTGGGCGCCGACTCTTCAGTCAGAACCTGGTCAGTGTCTACAAAGATGGCCATCTAGTCAAGACAGCAGCTCTTCACTTCCCATCCCTCAGTGAG CCTTTCTCATCCTGCTGTATTGGTTCTGCTGGGCACCGCACAACGACGACCACCACAGGGCTCCCCACTGCCTTGTCTCACACTCACCCCTCCCTCACCCGCTCCCAGTCAGTCCCAGCCTCCACGGACTTGGGCTGGGGGCCTGGGCTGGGGGCCCCTCTGCAGGAGGGCAGCATCAGCTCCACCCTTGCAGGCACCCAGGACACTCGGTGGGGAAGCCCTACATCTCTGGAGGGGGACCTGGGGACTGTGGCCATCTTCCACGAAGCCCTGCAGGCATCTGCcctgcaggtcctgcatgtcctgG GGCCCAATGAGCCAGCACCCTTCAAGCCTGAGGGTGAACTACACGAGCTTGGTGCCAAGCTGCTCCTCCATTATTCGCCTCAG GCCTGTAAGAGCAACATCTGCCTGGACCTGTCCCCTGGCCATGGGCTGGATGGCCGCCTGACAGGACATAGGGTGGAGACATGGGATGTGAAg gatGTGGTGAACTGTGTAGGGGGCATGGGTGCCCTGCTGCCCTTGCTGGAGCGAGTAGCTGTGCAGCcccaagaggctgaagcaggtccAGGTGAAACATATGACCTTGTGGGACCTGAACTGACCTCAGGCCATAACACTCAGGGCCTGCTTCTCCCCCTGGGCAAGTCTTCAG AGGAACGGATGGAGAAGAATGCAGTGGCTGCCTTTCTCCTGATGCTTCGGAACTTCCTGCAGGGCCACACTGTGAATCAGGAGAGCCTGGTGCAATGCCAGGGGCCTGCCATCATAGGGGCCCTCCTGCGCAAG GTCCCCAGCTGGGCCATGGATATGAACGTGCTCATGTCTGCCCAGCTGCTGATGGAGCAGGTGGCATCTGAGAGCAGCGGGCCCCTCCTCTACCTGCTCTACCAACATTTGCTCTTCAACTTTCACCTCTGGACCCTCAGTGACTTTGCTGTGCGCCTGG GTCACATCCAGTACATGTCCAGCATAGTCCGTGAGCATAGGCAGAAGCTTCGGAAGAAGTATGGAGTCCAGTTCATCCTCGATGCTCTGCGCACACACTACAG TCCACAGCGGGAGCGCCCCCTCGCGGCCGACGACCTGCGCACAGTACAGACATCCCTTTTGGGTCTGGCGCGTGAGTTCCTGGTTCGCAACTTCTCCGTGGATGACATGCAGGTTGTGTTGAGCTTTTTGACAGCCACCAGTGATGATGGCCAG GTGGTAGGCACACTGGACTTGTTGCTGGCCCTGCTTCACGGTTCTCCAGCACAAGAGCCCTTGGCCATCTTCCTGTTAGAGACAGGGAACCTCGAGGTGCTGTTCACACTGTTGGTGAGGCCAAGATCACCACCTCTTTTGACCGACAGAGTCTTCAAG ATCTTGCGAAGACTGCAGCAAAATGAACGGTTACCTGAGCGGAACCGCCAGAGGCTCCGGCTGCGAGACTGTGGTCTCCAGGGTCTTGTTGCCAGCTTGCCCGAGGGGACCatctctccccagctctgccagGGCCTCTATAAGCTGTTTATGGGAGCAG CCCCTCAGGTTGCATCCCCGGATTGCCTGAATCTCTCAGATTTATTGGCTGTGGTACAGCTGTCcctccaggctgacctcagcgTCCGCCTGGACATCTGTCGTCAG CTCTTTCACCTCATCTACGGACAGCCAGAAGTAGTGCGGCTACTGGCCCAACAAGCTGGTTGGCAGGATGTGCTGACCCGCCTGTATGTCCTGGAGGCTGCCACAGCCAGCAGTCCCCCGCGCTCTCTCCCAGAGCTGCCCACCTCCCTGGAGCCAGCCCTGTCCCCACCACCCACCGAGTTGCCTGCTGAATCTTCTGACGTCTTCCTACCTTCAGAGCCTCCGTGCCCTGACCCAGATGCCTTTTACCATGCCCTCTCCCCGTTCAGTACGCCCTTTGACCTGGGCTTGGAACGGGCCAGTGTGGGCTCAGGCAATACTGCTGGCGGTGGCAGCAGCAGTGGAGCGATtactccagccagccagcctggcacACCTTCCCCGCTGGATGGGCCGCGGCCCTTCCCTACTGCCCAAGGACGCCACAGCTCCAGTCTCTCCAATGTGCTAGAGGACGGCAGCCTTCTAGAACCCACCGTCAGTGGGGACGACACCTCTAACACAAGCAACCCCCAG CAAACCCCTGAAGAGGAGCTGTGCAACTTGCTCACCAATGTGCTGTTCTCAGTGACGTGGCGGGGCGTGGAGGGCAGTGATGAGCCTGCTTGGCGGGAGCGTGGCCAGGTCTTCTCAGTTCTTACCCAGCTGGGGGCCTCGGCCACACTTGTGCGCCCACCAGACTGCATCAAGCGCAG CCTCCTAGAGATGATGCTGGAATCAGCCCTGACCGACATCAAGGAGGCTCCCCCAGGAGGCCTGGCCAGCCTTACCCTTCAGGCACTGTGGCTGCTCCGCCTGCTCCAGGATTTCCTATGCGCTGAGGGCCATGGTAATCAGGAGCTATGGAGTGAAAAG CTCTTTGAAGGTGTGTGCAACCTCCTTGATCGCCTGGGCGCCTGGCCACATCTAGCCAATAGCATGGCAGAACTCCGTGAGATGGCACAGATTGGCTTACGTCTTGTGCTTGGCTATATCCTGCTGGAGGACCCACAG CTGCATGCCCAGGCCTATGTGAAGCTGCATACACTACTGCAGACTGCAGTGCCAGCCCGCCGTGAAGAGGCATGCTATGTCCTCTCCAAGCTGGAGGCCGCACTCAGCCGGGCACTGAACACCTCCTCCTCTGAGCCCGAGCATGCACAGCCTCCATCTTCAGCTGTGGCAGCCTCTGAGCGCTGTTCGTGGTTGGTGCCACTGGTCCGCACACTGCTGGACCGTGCTTACGGGCCTCTGGGACTGCAGTGGGGGCTGCCCTCCTTACCACCCACCAATGGAAGTCCCACCTTCTTTGAGGACTTCCAGGCTTTCTGTGCCACACCTGAATGGCGCCACTTCATCGACAAGCAG GTACAGCCCACCATGTCAAAGTTTGAAATGGACACATATGCTAAGAGCCATGACCTCATGTCCGGCTTCTGGAATGCCTGCTATGACATGCTTATGAGCAGTGGGCAGCGGCAGCGGCGGGAACACATTCAGAGTCGAAGGGCCTTCCAG GTGCTGGTCCTGGAACCTGCCCAGCGCAGGGCTCGCCTGGAGGGGCTGCGCTATGCAGCGGTGCTGAAGCAGCAGGCGGCACAGCACTCAACTGCTCTGCTGCACTGGGGGGCACTGTGGCGTCAGCTTTCCAGCCCCTGTGGGGCCTGGGCACTAAG GGTCCCTCCGCCTCCCCACTGGAAGCTGTCTAATGCAGAGACATACTCACGAATGCGACTAAAATTGGTACCCAATCATCACTTTGACCCTCACTTAGAAGCCAGTGCCCTGCGAGACAATTTAG GTGAAGCTCCCATGACACCCACTGAAGAGGCCTCACTGCCCCTGGCAGTGACCAAAGAGGCCAAAATCAGCACCCCTCCAGAGGAGCTGCTCGAAGACCAATTGGGGGAGGATGAACTGGCTGTGCCGGAGAGCCT GATGGAGGCAGTGGAGCTGGATAAGCAGCATGAGAAGTTGCTCCTCTCAGCTGAGTGCCAGCTCGTCACAGTGGTGGCCGTGGTCCCTGGACTGTTAGAAGTCACCACGCAGCACGTGTATTTCTACGATGGCAGCACAGAACGTGTGGAAACTGAGGAAG GCATCGGCCATGACTTTCGGCGCCCCTTGTCCCAGCTGCGTGAGGTCCACCTGCGGCGGTTCAACCTGAGGCGTTCGGCGCTGGAACTCTTCTTCATTGATCAATCCAACTACTTCCTCAACTTCCCATGCAAGGTGTCTGGGTCCTCAGCTTCATCTCCTTGCCAGGCTCCTAGGCCCCAACCCTATCCCATCTCACCCCACACCCAGGTACGGAACCAGGTGTATTCATGGCTCCTGCGCTTACGGCCACACACCCAAGACTACCTAAGCAGCCGTTCCCCCCAGGAGATGCTCCGTGCCTCAGGACTCACTCAG AAATGGGTACAGCGAGAGATATCCAACTTTGAATACTTGATGCAACTCAACACAATCGCAGGACGCACCTATAATGACCTGTCTCAGTACCCTGTG TTCCCCTGGGTCTTGCAGGACTACGTGTCCCCAGTCTTGGACCTCAGCAACCCAGCTGTCTTCCGGGACCTGTCCAAACCCATCGGTGTGGTGAACCCCAAGCATGCCCAGCTCGTGAGGGAGAA ATACGAGAGCTTTGAGGACCCAGCAGGTACAATCGACAAGTTCCACTACGGTACCCACTATTCCAATGCAGCAGGTGTGATGCACTACCTCATCCGCGTGGAGCCCTTCACCTCCCTGCACGTCCAGCTCCAGAGTGGCCG GTTCGACTGCTCTGACCGGCAGTTCCACTCGGTGGCGGCAGCTTGGCAGGCGCGCCTGGAGAGCCCCGCGGACGTGAAGGAGCTCATCCCAGAGTTCTTCTACTTTCCTGACTTCTTGGAGAACCAGAATG GTTTTGATCTGGGCTGTCTCCAGTTGACCAATGAGAAAGTGGATGATGTGGTGCTGCCCCCATGGGCCAGCAGTCCAGAGGATTTCATCCAGCAGCATCGCCGGGCTCTG GAGTCGGAGTATGTGTCCACCCACCTGCATGAGTGGATCGACCTCATCTTCGGCTATAAGCAGCGGGGTCCAGCAGCTGAGGAGGCCCTCAATGTCTTCTATTACTGTACCTATGAAG GGGCTGTAGACCTGGACCATGTGACAGACGAACGGGAACGGAAGGCTCTGGAAGGCATCATCAGCAACTTTGGGCAGACTCCCTGTCAGCTGCTAAAG GAGCCACACCCACCACGGCTCTCCGCTGAGGAAGCCGCCAGTCGCCTCGCACGTCCGGACGCTAACTCACCTAGTGTCTTCCAGAACCTGTACCAGCTCAAGGCCTTTTTTGCTGAG GTTGTCAGTGAAGGGGTACCTGTAGTGTTAGCTCTGGTACCCCACCGGCAGTCCCACTCCTTCATCAcccagggatcctcagacctgttG GTGACTGTGAGTGCCAACGGGCTGCTAGGCACTCACAGCTGGTTGCCCTATGACCGAAACATCAATAACTACTTCACCTTCAGCAAAGATCCCAGCATGGGGAACCCCAA GATGCAAAAACTACTGAGTGGGCCGTGGGTGCCAGGCAGTGGCATTAGTGGGCAAGCACTGGCAGTGGCCCCCGACGGAAAGCTGCTCTTCAGTGGTGGCCACTGGGATGGCAGCCT